A window of Pirellula sp. SH-Sr6A contains these coding sequences:
- a CDS encoding sulfurtransferase → MRKCIGLLSHLVFLLWGSYSFAEIKVIPPTEAHRIIVESNDDNKPIVIDTRGGYKDYFRGHLPRAHHLNFDTLRGTDQGVPVQYLPDDLTRSLLQRAGVQPGRTHILYATGDRLPNDEILSATMVAYVLEKFGIEDIRIVDGGLAGWKSEKLPTTQEYFGNSISVLDSKPNETIGVSLTELLKAKEDPNTILVDARPKNEYLGNDDIWVRKGHIPGAVSFHWARLMDDANTHRFRSLASVQNQLSEAGLTPDKNIIVYCGTSREGSLLRFYLRYVAAYPKVRLYEGSWKEYASRKELPAERSESRSVVPKAK, encoded by the coding sequence ATGCGCAAATGCATTGGCCTCCTATCCCATTTGGTGTTCCTCTTGTGGGGATCTTATTCATTCGCCGAGATTAAGGTCATCCCCCCGACAGAAGCCCATCGCATCATTGTGGAGTCGAACGACGACAACAAACCAATCGTGATCGATACACGCGGGGGATACAAAGACTACTTCCGCGGTCACTTGCCCCGCGCTCATCACCTCAACTTCGATACACTGCGTGGTACGGATCAAGGAGTACCGGTTCAGTACTTGCCCGATGACTTGACCCGTTCCCTGCTGCAGCGCGCTGGCGTTCAGCCCGGAAGAACACACATTCTTTATGCCACAGGGGACCGTTTACCGAACGACGAAATACTGAGTGCGACCATGGTTGCCTACGTCCTTGAAAAGTTCGGCATCGAAGATATCCGAATCGTCGACGGAGGACTGGCCGGTTGGAAAAGCGAAAAACTACCGACCACGCAGGAGTATTTCGGAAACTCCATCAGCGTTTTGGATTCCAAGCCGAACGAAACGATTGGTGTTTCGCTCACGGAGTTGTTGAAGGCGAAAGAGGATCCCAATACCATTCTCGTCGACGCACGCCCCAAAAACGAATATTTGGGCAACGATGATATATGGGTTCGGAAAGGACACATTCCGGGCGCGGTTTCTTTCCACTGGGCTCGCCTGATGGACGACGCGAATACACATCGCTTTCGATCCTTGGCTTCGGTGCAGAACCAACTCTCGGAGGCAGGTTTAACACCGGACAAGAACATCATCGTTTATTGCGGTACGTCTCGCGAAGGTAGTCTGCTTCGCTTTTACCTTCGCTACGTCGCAGCGTATCCCAAAGTGCGACTTTACGAAGGTTCTTGGAAGGAATATGCGAGCCGCAAGGAGCTTCCTGCAGAACGAAGTGAATCGCGATCAGTCGTTCCGAAAGCCAAATAA
- a CDS encoding SHD1 domain-containing protein, translating into MSKPFTYWIRLALVATLCTITTFTPALAGRWIGRLLHRDCKPVCCPTPACGEIAVPPCESSPCDCPPGCVAPASPCDALPAATVPAEPSVAPSAPAAPEAPVAPPKAEVPPAVTPALPIEPSQPAPVAPSVVPSVVKPAEPAAETPPVVETPKAEAPAEVPKIAEPEVAPGPVQPNLTPPVEQSAPAEPSPTAEPPALQPKVDEPKVDEPKLEEPKLEEPKLEVPEPEPAPVLPSVEPPAAELTPAEKPELPKAEGEKPADPLGDIFGEPAKPAAEVPKIEAPKVEEPKSDASKPVDPLGDIFGEPAKPVEEPKKPESAKPADPLGDIFGDPAPAEAKPAESKPTDAKPSDAPSKSEGAKPAAEPSLDDIFGKPISQESSTAADPLFDSLFGTKESKPVEATPASESPAAPAQEWNRPEPTPPAPPAKGKDDLDKLFGIGSFTPPPQFQGAEYKTWVDNTGTYTVNGRLSMIYSDKVKILKENGKTTTVSLSRLSDRDFAYVQWVASSLTADSAAKLVKKNAEPSSVDNVR; encoded by the coding sequence ATGTCCAAGCCGTTTACATATTGGATTCGACTTGCATTGGTCGCGACGTTGTGCACCATCACCACTTTCACCCCTGCGCTAGCGGGGCGATGGATCGGTCGACTTCTGCACCGTGATTGCAAACCCGTTTGCTGTCCAACTCCCGCTTGTGGGGAAATTGCCGTCCCCCCCTGCGAATCCTCACCATGCGATTGCCCTCCTGGATGCGTCGCTCCTGCGTCTCCCTGCGATGCACTCCCTGCCGCAACAGTACCTGCTGAGCCGTCGGTAGCGCCATCGGCTCCGGCTGCTCCGGAGGCTCCTGTAGCACCCCCCAAGGCAGAGGTGCCACCCGCAGTTACTCCGGCCCTTCCGATCGAGCCAAGCCAACCGGCTCCTGTCGCACCATCGGTTGTACCATCAGTCGTTAAACCTGCTGAACCGGCGGCAGAAACTCCTCCCGTAGTGGAGACCCCAAAAGCTGAAGCTCCCGCAGAAGTCCCAAAGATTGCGGAACCAGAGGTTGCACCTGGACCCGTTCAACCCAACCTAACTCCCCCTGTGGAGCAATCAGCACCCGCCGAGCCTTCGCCGACTGCAGAGCCCCCTGCGCTGCAACCCAAGGTCGATGAGCCCAAGGTCGACGAGCCGAAATTAGAAGAGCCCAAGTTAGAGGAACCGAAGCTAGAAGTACCGGAGCCAGAACCTGCACCGGTGCTCCCCTCCGTCGAGCCTCCTGCCGCCGAGTTGACACCCGCGGAAAAACCTGAGTTGCCGAAAGCGGAGGGAGAAAAGCCAGCGGACCCACTCGGCGACATTTTTGGTGAGCCGGCAAAACCCGCTGCGGAAGTTCCCAAAATCGAAGCCCCCAAGGTAGAAGAGCCCAAATCGGACGCATCCAAACCAGTGGATCCGCTTGGCGATATTTTCGGTGAACCGGCGAAGCCTGTCGAGGAGCCAAAGAAACCAGAATCCGCCAAGCCTGCCGACCCTTTGGGCGATATCTTCGGCGATCCAGCTCCTGCGGAAGCGAAGCCCGCCGAATCGAAGCCAACGGATGCAAAACCATCCGATGCGCCGAGCAAATCAGAGGGAGCAAAACCCGCAGCAGAACCCTCGCTCGACGACATCTTTGGCAAGCCGATCAGTCAAGAATCTTCAACCGCAGCCGATCCGCTGTTCGACAGCCTCTTTGGAACAAAAGAGAGCAAGCCGGTGGAGGCAACACCGGCTTCGGAATCGCCTGCTGCTCCGGCCCAAGAATGGAATCGTCCTGAGCCGACGCCGCCTGCGCCCCCTGCAAAGGGGAAAGACGATCTCGACAAGCTCTTCGGTATCGGTAGTTTCACTCCCCCGCCCCAATTCCAAGGTGCGGAGTACAAAACATGGGTCGACAACACCGGTACCTACACCGTGAACGGCCGACTCAGCATGATCTACAGCGACAAAGTCAAGATCCTCAAAGAGAACGGCAAAACGACAACCGTTTCGCTCAGTCGTTTGAGCGATCGCGATTTTGCGTACGTGCAGTGGGTCGCTTCCAGTCTCACCGCAGATTCGGCAGCGAAGCTGGTGAAGAAAAACGCCGAGCCCTCCTCAGTCGATAACGTTCGCTAG
- a CDS encoding sensor histidine kinase, producing the protein MISAVIKWVFGSWSLERKSLFFLGIALLVSLLLAFYAVHVLAQQLVMQTARQSARDAAITHMGWKHITSFSETIAKSSKSPDLYSEGAPEAPSSNPDNTPTPIRDLRREIESMMDDSQVKLDYDCVLFRVDDQLEHELLTAKLATGSDLTRLNKIHAKLAERDALAAEQKSTLNSAGNPPATAQNAIAPPTSSVVFEEAGPYEGFYYYYYPVIFNDTCRECHVEQSNAGSILASQSVNPFRVYRVMIPYSETQVWSLWSYSILISIAICTLALSLVFVHWIIKRLVIRPLSYMKGVSEQITAGDTALRFELDTDDEFHELSESFNAMLRHLTNTQSELQSLNTKMNAQVDELARINLELFEANRLKGEFLANMSHELRTPLNSILGFSDVLQGFETLTEKQRRYVSNIQNSGRNLLEMINDILDLAKVEAGKMQVRVTDFDLLAIIHSQCDLIRKMAEDKNIDLRVDSSRDSIPISQDQGKVQQILTNLLSNAIKFTPEGGLITVHCETKGDQDVLISVADTGVGIAIEDHEIIFEKFRQAKRVTGQDGLTREHSGTGLGLSIVRELCTLLGGDIGVSSQVGFGSTFKLKLPMRYSKADENNGSLVMSRTPG; encoded by the coding sequence ATGATCAGCGCGGTTATCAAGTGGGTCTTTGGCAGCTGGTCGCTCGAACGCAAAAGCCTTTTCTTTTTAGGCATCGCGTTGTTGGTCTCATTGCTGTTGGCTTTTTACGCCGTGCACGTCCTGGCTCAGCAGCTTGTGATGCAGACCGCGAGGCAGTCGGCTCGCGATGCGGCCATCACACACATGGGCTGGAAGCACATCACGAGTTTCTCCGAGACGATCGCGAAGTCATCCAAATCACCCGATCTTTATTCCGAGGGGGCACCAGAAGCCCCCTCCTCCAATCCGGACAATACGCCGACCCCCATTCGCGATTTGAGACGAGAAATCGAATCGATGATGGACGATTCCCAAGTCAAATTGGATTACGACTGCGTGTTGTTTCGTGTTGACGATCAACTAGAGCACGAACTGCTAACAGCGAAACTGGCGACAGGGAGTGATCTGACGCGCTTGAATAAAATCCATGCCAAGCTCGCGGAGCGCGACGCGCTCGCGGCGGAACAAAAAAGCACTCTCAATTCCGCGGGCAATCCTCCCGCCACTGCCCAGAATGCGATCGCTCCCCCAACCAGCTCCGTCGTCTTTGAAGAGGCTGGCCCCTACGAAGGATTCTATTACTACTATTACCCCGTGATTTTTAATGACACATGTCGCGAATGCCATGTCGAGCAGAGCAACGCGGGGAGCATTCTCGCATCTCAGTCCGTCAATCCCTTTCGCGTCTATCGGGTGATGATCCCTTACAGCGAAACGCAAGTCTGGAGTCTATGGAGTTATTCCATTTTGATCTCCATCGCCATTTGCACTCTGGCGCTTTCCCTCGTCTTCGTTCACTGGATTATCAAACGATTGGTGATTCGCCCTCTCAGCTACATGAAAGGTGTTAGCGAACAAATCACGGCAGGTGACACGGCTCTTCGATTTGAATTGGACACGGACGACGAGTTCCATGAACTATCGGAGTCGTTCAATGCCATGCTTCGACACTTGACCAACACCCAAAGCGAACTGCAGTCGCTCAACACCAAAATGAACGCGCAAGTCGACGAATTGGCGCGCATCAATTTGGAGTTGTTTGAAGCGAATCGCCTCAAGGGAGAATTCTTGGCCAATATGAGCCACGAATTGCGAACGCCGCTCAATAGCATCCTCGGTTTCAGCGATGTATTGCAAGGTTTTGAAACCCTTACCGAAAAGCAGCGTCGCTATGTCTCCAATATTCAGAACAGCGGTCGCAATCTTCTTGAGATGATCAACGACATCCTGGATTTAGCGAAAGTCGAAGCAGGAAAAATGCAGGTCCGCGTGACGGACTTTGACCTTCTCGCCATCATTCACAGTCAATGCGATCTCATTCGCAAAATGGCAGAAGACAAAAACATCGATTTGCGAGTCGACTCCAGTCGCGATTCGATCCCTATCTCGCAGGATCAGGGGAAAGTGCAACAGATCTTGACCAACCTTCTCTCCAACGCGATCAAGTTCACGCCCGAGGGTGGACTGATTACGGTGCATTGCGAAACAAAGGGGGATCAAGATGTCCTTATTTCCGTGGCCGATACCGGCGTCGGAATTGCGATCGAGGACCACGAAATCATTTTCGAGAAGTTTCGCCAAGCCAAACGCGTGACGGGTCAAGACGGATTGACGCGAGAGCATTCCGGCACAGGGTTGGGCCTATCCATCGTTCGGGAACTCTGCACCTTGCTCGGCGGAGATATTGGGGTTTCGAGCCAAGTCGGGTTCGGGAGTACCTTCAAGCTAAAACTTCCCATGCGCTACAGCAAGGCAGATGAAAACAACGGGAGCTTGGTCATGTCCAGGACACCAGGATGA
- a CDS encoding NAD(P)/FAD-dependent oxidoreductase, with the protein MRLLILGCGLAGSAMAWAAHRRGWSIALIDRVDLESSSHVAAGLVTPITGTRSAATWRWDSFYAAACHHYTRVERDTHSSFWHPQPALRLFHSEEERSRAQERWQRTDPADHSPWSPKIRLCHSEELAGLHAPHGGCWMEPAARLHTGSYLAKTRAYFQSRDEFFVADIDIDSQLAVPTNPSTEPLQLRLPSGPISVDAVVFCQGFEAKCNSWFSALPLHPARGDILTLAAENKEAVSGASSPFRSGSTLPELCRTHVVHSEVWMVPADRQNVLVGATYDRHHLHGRVDEDGPARTNREILLERVQRMLPAVNVQQWPVARHQAAVRPASYDRHPLIGRHPTVHNAYVLNGLGSKGTLMAPLLAEQLCDALLYDRPIDSMLEWSRRVLP; encoded by the coding sequence GTGCGTCTACTCATCCTCGGTTGTGGTCTTGCCGGCTCCGCGATGGCTTGGGCGGCCCACCGTCGCGGCTGGTCCATCGCGCTCATCGACCGAGTTGACTTGGAAAGTTCATCCCATGTCGCAGCGGGCTTGGTAACTCCCATCACCGGGACTCGAAGCGCTGCGACTTGGCGGTGGGACTCGTTTTATGCAGCCGCATGCCATCACTACACGCGCGTTGAACGGGATACCCATAGTTCCTTTTGGCATCCCCAGCCTGCGCTACGATTGTTCCATTCCGAGGAGGAACGCTCGCGGGCTCAGGAACGTTGGCAGCGAACCGATCCCGCCGATCACTCTCCTTGGTCTCCGAAAATCAGGCTATGTCACTCAGAAGAATTAGCTGGGCTTCATGCTCCTCACGGTGGGTGCTGGATGGAACCGGCAGCAAGGCTTCATACGGGCTCATACCTGGCGAAGACTCGCGCGTACTTTCAATCGAGAGATGAATTCTTCGTCGCAGACATCGATATCGATTCGCAACTCGCTGTCCCCACCAATCCATCCACGGAACCGTTGCAACTCCGACTTCCCAGCGGTCCCATCTCGGTCGATGCCGTGGTCTTTTGCCAAGGCTTCGAAGCGAAGTGCAACAGCTGGTTCTCAGCCTTACCACTGCATCCGGCTCGCGGAGACATACTCACCCTCGCGGCGGAAAACAAAGAGGCTGTGAGCGGGGCTTCTTCTCCATTTCGTTCGGGTTCGACATTGCCAGAACTCTGTCGCACCCATGTCGTTCATTCCGAAGTGTGGATGGTCCCCGCTGATCGTCAGAATGTTTTGGTGGGAGCGACGTACGATCGCCATCACTTGCATGGACGAGTCGATGAAGATGGGCCTGCTAGGACGAATCGTGAGATCTTGCTCGAACGGGTCCAGCGGATGCTGCCGGCAGTGAATGTCCAGCAATGGCCTGTAGCGAGGCATCAAGCCGCGGTGCGCCCTGCGTCCTATGATCGTCACCCACTAATCGGCAGACACCCTACCGTTCACAACGCATATGTTCTCAATGGACTAGGTTCGAAGGGAACGCTTATGGCGCCCCTGCTCGCCGAACAATTGTGCGATGCCCTGCTATATGATCGGCCTATCGATTCCATGCTGGAATGGTCGCGAAGGGTATTGCCGTAA
- a CDS encoding DUF1592 domain-containing protein, with protein sequence MPYFFSPFLALCLFCFAGTLSSYGDEVGKVPTQVQSLFGTYCIECHRDGADASEFRLDASLTGDFSSLGTRARWGEIVNVLNSHEMPPEDEPQPPTDMVSGVVDWITAQLVAAERELRENRVVMRRLNRNEYRNSVRDLTGVEPDISGFPQDPLASGFDNVGAALTFSPTQLELYLDTAKQVMQKALVEGSPPSTIRWRFEIDAGDSDSHRVQVDGQRPIVNGGKNPVVEGFKVLHHESWDKKLNVRDFAMKEPGSYRVRIRAAGRIPDRDEVVRSAREILQKRFDDQMTKTPDREKWHRQQLDRDLQHFASDAMYRYGPPRLKLIQELGGQPRTIAEFDVSHPRSNPHTYEIPVEFTTQKAGLTIEYAYSIPKVLENFWMQGNDAFARPELFVDWLEIEGPLVPSWPPPSHQSLLLPHEGTNSSTGPIDRKQAMTAIETFTTRAFRRPVTEQDVAPYKATFEASKKEGMSDIGALRNALSAVLVSPNFLFLAEESETERLSAYALASRLSYFLWSSCPDQALLDAAARGELKPGPLLRHQVERMLADPKSEELVRNFTDQWLGLREVGANPPAPDLYPHYDRHLEISMIEEGRALFRTILRDEKSVLDFIDPDYLVINERLARFYEIEGIRGDAFQQVALPKESPRGGILTQTAMLSITSNGTRTSPVKRGTWVLKNILGTDPGLPVANAGDIAPKVPGIDKATVRDRLEIHRELPQCARCHDKIDPLGLALENFNASGQYRKQEGFGYKGRIEKEDPIIDASAKLPDGTLIQGPVELKKAIRKQEDKFLNCLAGKLLTYAVGRELTIADEPTVREIISETKGNGSTLKELILAVTSSSTFHAP encoded by the coding sequence ATGCCGTACTTCTTCTCACCCTTTCTCGCGCTCTGCCTTTTTTGCTTTGCAGGTACCCTCAGCAGCTATGGCGACGAGGTGGGCAAAGTCCCCACACAAGTCCAATCGCTCTTTGGAACTTATTGCATCGAGTGCCATCGCGATGGAGCTGACGCGAGCGAGTTCCGATTGGATGCTTCGTTAACGGGAGATTTTAGTTCGCTCGGTACGCGCGCGCGTTGGGGAGAGATTGTGAATGTCTTGAACAGTCACGAAATGCCCCCTGAGGATGAGCCCCAACCTCCGACGGACATGGTTTCGGGGGTCGTGGATTGGATCACGGCTCAACTGGTAGCTGCGGAGAGAGAGCTTCGCGAGAATCGAGTCGTCATGCGGCGACTTAATCGCAACGAGTACCGAAACTCGGTGCGAGATTTGACCGGTGTGGAACCCGACATTTCCGGCTTCCCCCAAGATCCGCTGGCGAGTGGATTTGACAACGTGGGTGCCGCGCTCACATTCAGTCCTACGCAGCTCGAACTCTACTTGGATACCGCAAAGCAGGTGATGCAAAAAGCCCTCGTAGAAGGCTCCCCCCCCTCAACGATCCGTTGGCGATTTGAAATCGACGCTGGAGACTCCGACTCCCACCGCGTTCAAGTCGATGGCCAGCGCCCCATTGTCAACGGGGGCAAGAATCCAGTCGTGGAGGGGTTTAAGGTGTTGCATCACGAGTCTTGGGACAAGAAGCTCAATGTTCGCGATTTCGCCATGAAGGAACCGGGATCGTATCGGGTCCGTATTCGGGCTGCCGGGCGCATTCCCGATCGCGATGAAGTCGTCCGCTCCGCCCGCGAGATCCTTCAAAAAAGGTTCGACGATCAAATGACGAAAACTCCCGATCGGGAGAAATGGCATCGGCAACAATTGGATCGAGATCTCCAACACTTCGCCTCCGACGCCATGTACAGGTACGGGCCACCTCGATTGAAATTGATCCAAGAGTTAGGAGGTCAGCCTCGCACGATTGCCGAGTTCGATGTCTCGCACCCTCGTTCCAATCCCCACACTTACGAGATACCTGTCGAATTCACGACACAGAAGGCTGGCCTAACGATCGAGTACGCATACTCGATCCCCAAGGTCCTTGAGAATTTCTGGATGCAGGGCAATGATGCGTTCGCGCGTCCCGAGTTGTTCGTCGATTGGCTCGAAATCGAGGGTCCCTTGGTTCCCAGTTGGCCACCACCTTCTCACCAAAGTCTCCTGCTCCCACATGAAGGCACGAATAGCTCGACGGGACCGATCGATCGAAAGCAAGCGATGACGGCAATCGAGACCTTCACGACTCGAGCATTCCGACGCCCGGTGACGGAACAAGACGTTGCCCCCTACAAAGCAACATTCGAAGCGTCGAAGAAGGAGGGAATGTCGGACATCGGAGCGTTACGCAATGCCCTCTCTGCGGTTTTGGTTTCGCCCAACTTTTTGTTCCTGGCCGAGGAGTCGGAAACAGAGAGACTTTCTGCGTACGCGTTGGCATCCCGTTTGTCCTACTTTCTGTGGTCTTCTTGTCCCGATCAAGCGTTGTTGGATGCTGCGGCGCGAGGGGAATTGAAACCTGGCCCCCTATTGCGTCATCAAGTCGAGCGAATGCTTGCAGATCCTAAGTCCGAGGAACTGGTGCGAAACTTCACAGACCAATGGCTGGGACTTCGTGAAGTCGGTGCGAATCCTCCGGCACCAGACTTGTATCCCCACTACGATCGCCATCTCGAAATTTCGATGATCGAGGAAGGTCGAGCTCTTTTCCGTACAATTCTGCGGGACGAAAAAAGCGTGCTCGACTTCATTGACCCAGACTATTTAGTCATCAACGAACGCTTAGCCCGATTCTACGAAATCGAAGGAATTCGCGGCGACGCGTTCCAGCAAGTAGCCTTGCCGAAAGAGAGTCCTCGCGGAGGGATTCTGACTCAGACCGCAATGCTCTCGATCACATCGAATGGCACTCGGACTTCTCCGGTCAAGCGAGGGACTTGGGTGCTCAAGAATATCCTAGGAACAGACCCTGGCCTTCCCGTTGCCAATGCTGGAGACATTGCCCCAAAGGTGCCTGGTATCGACAAAGCGACTGTTCGCGATCGATTGGAGATCCATCGGGAGCTACCCCAGTGCGCTCGGTGTCACGACAAGATCGACCCCCTTGGACTAGCCCTCGAGAACTTCAATGCTTCTGGCCAATATCGAAAGCAAGAAGGCTTTGGATACAAGGGACGCATTGAGAAAGAGGATCCGATCATCGACGCGTCCGCCAAACTCCCCGACGGGACTCTCATCCAGGGGCCCGTCGAACTGAAGAAGGCTATTCGCAAGCAAGAAGATAAGTTCTTGAATTGTTTGGCAGGGAAACTGTTGACCTATGCAGTAGGACGCGAGCTGACCATCGCAGATGAACCGACTGTCAGAGAGATTATTTCCGAGACGAAGGGAAACGGATCGACGCTTAAGGAGTTGATCCTCGCTGTAACTAGCTCTAGCACGTTTCATGCCCCGTGA
- a CDS encoding sulfatase-like hydrolase/transferase: MRSSVYLSSQFRVPYSSVLQSLLCGIALCIGWVVTPQLSSAAARPNVIVLLIDDMGWADLSCFGGKRPETQNIDRLAKEGLRFTQFYVNSPICSPSRVALATGQYPHRWRITSYLNNRKSNEERGVAQWLDPAAPMLARELQRSGYATGHFGKWHMGGQRDVDDAPSIATYGFDRSLTNFEGMGPKLLPLTLRPEWTEPKRIWEDAERLGAPVTWMQRSEITGGFVKNAIQFIDEAVAAEKPFYINLWPDDVHSPFFPPLAKWGNNKRALYRSVLDSMDEQLGVLFDHIRDDASLRNNTLILLCSDNGPEFGAGNCEPFRGAKTWLYEGGVRSPLVVWGPSYLDANATGTTNDQSVLCALDLNRSLYTLCDVSLPSGIALDGEDLSRTLLGKERGTRQAPIFWRRPPDRPGFGAGFQEDNPDLSVRHGKWKYYVNYDGSDPQLYDLEMDVSEKANRAESEPSVVRELHRQVMQWNASMPQDAGNPGS; encoded by the coding sequence ATGAGATCCTCAGTATACCTAAGCTCGCAGTTTCGCGTTCCGTACTCATCGGTTCTCCAGTCGCTCCTTTGCGGTATTGCTTTGTGCATAGGGTGGGTCGTGACACCCCAACTTTCTTCGGCAGCGGCGCGTCCCAATGTGATTGTCTTGCTGATCGACGACATGGGGTGGGCGGATCTATCCTGTTTCGGAGGCAAACGGCCTGAGACCCAGAACATAGATCGTCTCGCAAAAGAGGGGCTGAGATTCACTCAGTTTTATGTGAACTCCCCCATTTGCTCCCCGTCTCGTGTGGCATTAGCAACCGGGCAATATCCTCATCGCTGGCGGATAACGTCCTATCTGAACAATCGCAAAAGCAATGAGGAACGCGGGGTGGCGCAGTGGCTGGATCCGGCCGCTCCGATGCTTGCCCGCGAGCTACAGCGAAGCGGTTATGCAACTGGGCATTTTGGAAAGTGGCATATGGGAGGGCAGAGGGATGTCGACGATGCCCCTTCGATCGCAACCTACGGGTTCGACCGTAGCCTTACAAACTTCGAAGGAATGGGGCCTAAGCTTTTGCCCCTTACCCTGAGACCGGAGTGGACGGAACCCAAACGCATTTGGGAAGATGCAGAACGATTGGGTGCGCCGGTGACGTGGATGCAGCGATCAGAAATTACCGGTGGATTCGTCAAGAATGCGATCCAATTCATCGATGAGGCCGTTGCGGCCGAGAAACCTTTCTACATCAATCTATGGCCTGACGATGTTCATTCACCCTTCTTTCCTCCTTTGGCCAAATGGGGCAATAACAAGCGAGCGCTCTACCGGAGCGTGCTGGACTCTATGGACGAGCAGCTTGGGGTTCTGTTCGATCACATCCGTGACGACGCCTCTCTTCGCAACAATACCTTGATCCTATTATGCTCGGACAATGGTCCAGAGTTCGGTGCCGGGAATTGCGAGCCATTCCGCGGGGCCAAGACATGGCTTTATGAAGGGGGCGTACGGTCGCCGCTGGTGGTATGGGGGCCTAGCTACTTGGACGCGAATGCCACAGGGACGACAAACGATCAGTCTGTCCTGTGCGCACTGGATCTCAATCGATCTCTCTACACGCTGTGCGATGTCTCGTTGCCTTCGGGTATCGCATTGGATGGAGAAGACCTATCGCGCACCTTGCTCGGGAAAGAACGAGGGACTAGGCAAGCACCCATCTTCTGGCGACGTCCTCCCGATCGCCCTGGATTTGGGGCCGGTTTTCAAGAAGACAATCCCGACCTGTCGGTCCGCCACGGCAAGTGGAAGTATTACGTCAACTATGACGGTTCGGATCCCCAGCTCTATGACTTGGAAATGGATGTCTCGGAAAAGGCGAATCGAGCCGAGAGCGAGCCTTCCGTCGTTCGTGAATTGCATCGCCAGGTGATGCAGTGGAATGCATCCATGCCTCAAGACGCTGGGAACCCTGGCTCGTAG
- a CDS encoding inorganic phosphate transporter, protein MLTGSLVAAVLFVAFTNGANANFKGVASLYGSGLTTRRTALLWGTMTTWLGCIAAAFFARGLLAQFSGKGVVPNELVASPVFALAVALGGAVTSFLATRIGFPVSTTHALVGALAGAGLAAAPADVAWGPLAWSFLIPLLFSPIMAMAMGYLACRILARTGSLTTLPSRWNNRLHFLSAGAASFARGMNDAPKMAALFMLLPDFSPIVAILLVSVAMAAGGLLDSKNVAETLGKKLTAMEVNDGLVASLTTACLVISASYHSLPVSTTHVSVGSLAGIGVANNRLHRRKMVEIAMAWICTVPCGATLAAIAYTVASRLVLVAT, encoded by the coding sequence ATGTTGACGGGCTCGTTGGTCGCGGCTGTACTGTTTGTTGCATTCACGAATGGCGCCAATGCGAACTTCAAAGGGGTCGCTTCCCTTTATGGGAGTGGACTGACAACGCGGCGCACTGCGTTGCTCTGGGGTACGATGACGACTTGGCTGGGGTGCATTGCCGCTGCCTTCTTCGCGCGAGGACTGCTCGCTCAATTCAGCGGCAAAGGCGTCGTACCCAACGAGTTGGTTGCTTCACCTGTCTTCGCTTTGGCCGTTGCGTTGGGAGGGGCAGTCACAAGCTTTCTAGCGACACGCATTGGGTTTCCCGTTTCGACGACCCACGCGCTCGTAGGGGCGTTAGCCGGGGCTGGGCTCGCTGCGGCACCGGCTGATGTGGCGTGGGGACCGTTGGCTTGGAGTTTCTTAATCCCACTGCTGTTCAGTCCCATTATGGCGATGGCGATGGGGTACCTTGCGTGCCGCATTCTCGCGAGGACCGGCTCCCTAACGACGCTTCCCTCGCGTTGGAACAATCGTCTTCATTTCCTGAGCGCGGGCGCTGCAAGCTTCGCGAGAGGAATGAACGACGCACCGAAGATGGCAGCTCTATTCATGTTGCTCCCAGATTTCTCCCCGATTGTCGCAATTCTGCTTGTGTCAGTCGCCATGGCGGCAGGTGGTTTGTTGGATTCCAAGAATGTCGCGGAGACGCTTGGTAAAAAGTTGACCGCCATGGAAGTAAACGATGGGCTTGTCGCCAGTCTCACCACCGCGTGTCTTGTTATCAGCGCAAGCTACCATAGCCTTCCCGTCAGCACGACGCACGTAAGCGTTGGCTCCTTGGCTGGCATCGGTGTAGCAAACAACCGGCTGCATCGGCGAAAAATGGTAGAGATCGCTATGGCATGGATCTGCACCGTCCCCTGTGGAGCAACGCTCGCAGCGATCGCCTACACCGTGGCCTCGAGGCTTGTGCTCGTCGCGACCTAA